Sequence from the Zeugodacus cucurbitae isolate PBARC_wt_2022May chromosome 2, idZeuCucr1.2, whole genome shotgun sequence genome:
GTAGCATTTATTAATAACATCAACCCCGCCACCTCTTGCGGACGTATGTATACTTTGCTTAGCAATCACTTGATTTTTAATTCAGTTTTCGACTTTAAAGCGAgcacatttccgtttttgtcgttcacaaaatttcaaatttgtccgctgtgttttttgttttatatattctcAAAAATTCCTTTTTTCGAGCAATTaaacaatcaaaattaaatcGCCTTTGTGTTTTTGTGTAATCAGACAGAGAAAAATCTTAACTCTGGATCCAACCATTCAATAGTACTGCAGTtccaaaaactaaactaaaactaCATTCCGATGTGCGAGTAAGTAATAAACAATACGAATGGAAATGTACGAcgaaagaaatttgtttttaaatcttaaatggTATATTCTTCACTATTTCTTAATCATGTCTGGTCATAATAGCAGTCCGGCTGCCAACCAATGTCCGACTGGTAACGGTTGTGGTGGGGATGGAATCATGGCCTGCGATCAGTACTGCCCGCCCAAGTGTGATCCTTGCCAGGCACCGGTCGATTATACGCCGTGTCCGCCAGGGGGCGACTGTAATTGCCGTTGTGACTGCGGCGATTATGCGGGCTGTTGCTATCAACAGCCGCCACGTACCCAACCCATCCGCCCGATGTCGTGCATTATGCGCTCGACTGCGCCACTTGAAACAGATACAATATACAAACGTTCGTATTTCGCGAATTGCGGCGATTGCTATCGCGCGAAACCAATACGACCATGTCCGAATATACTATCCAATACCGGTCGTATGGAATCGTGTACGGTGCAGAAACTATCATACCTGCCGCCATGTGGTGCCGGTCGCGCAGCACCCATTCGGCCACCGGACAATGGATTACGCTTTTGTGGTCCACTCTATGCGATGACCTCACAGAAACATGACTTTGTACCGAAGGGTTATAGCAGACGTACACCTATACGTCCAGTAAATGGCATATGCAAGCCATGCGACCCGTTGGAGCGTTGCACAATCAACAGATTGTCATACATGCCGGTGGATGTATGTCGGAATCCACCGCCGAAGCCAATAGTGCAGACATACAACATACAACGACCGACCGGTCCCAGTGAAAAATGTACCATACAGAAATTAAGTTATCTGCCCGTTTGTCCATTGCCCAAAGAGCCAATGCCGTGGGCAGAAAAGGTGCGCTGTGTACCGCCACGTTATGAAAATCTCTGTACGACATATAACCTTAGTTACATGCCAAATTGTTGTACGGCACGTACAGCTCCCGTGGTACCATTGCATAGTATCAAAACTTTGGGTAGTGATCGCACGGATGGTTGTACAGTCTACAAGCTCAGCTACATGCCAGTGGATGCACGTTGTTGTAGACCAGAACCAATACGACCTATTCCGGGAATATGTATGCCAACGGGTTCCCTGGAAAAATGCACTGTTCACAAGGTGAGCTAAAGAATCTTGAATTAGAATTGTATACATTTTCTATATGAATCTTTGAAACATTTTCCACAACAGCTTTCATATCAGCCCAACTGTTGCGTGGCACGTACACCGCCCATTCGACCCAAGGAGAACTGCCTGAAGTCTTGCGGTCCTCTCTACAATATGACCACACAAAAGCATGATTTCGTACCGAAACCGATTTGCCGACGAGCACCCATACGTCCACAACCGCTCATTTGTCGTGCAACTGGCAGCATGGATCGTTGCACCATCAACAAACTCTCGTATATGCCTGTAAATGTGTGTGAATTTAGACGTCCAGAGCCGATTAGACCCCGACCGGGTGTGTGCCGTGCCGATGGACCGGTCGAAAACTGTACGGTTTATAAGCTTAGCTATTTGCCAAATTGTCCACAACCTCGACAGCCAATGCCATGGGCGAATCAATCGTCTTACTGCAAGCCGACGGCACCAATCGAGAAATGTACAATACAGAAACTCAGTTATGGACCGCCTGGTACATTTTCACGTTGCGGAGGTAAGTGTCATTGGAAAATCCTTATATATTTAGAGCTTAAACTCGaactctttaaaataaaataatattcgaaATCATAGTTATATTAGAAAGATGGTTTTctaacttccctaactcgaatttctccataactctaactcttgaattggcaatagaagtaaaatttcatagaaatttctttccataaatccaacttttcgaccagagcataatacaaaaaataaaattttactatcgacgcagaattttaaaagagtccctatattcgtatgtaggcgaacaaaaacataaaaaaaacaaaaaatgatattacacttttagatttcataaatcctgtaacaaaggcatgagatacagacatCAAGAGCCATATTGTttggcaaagtgcaacaaacaatatTACAGAACACATGTTTTAACGTTTCTACATACAActgtatgcgaagtaaataaataaaactgtgaataattctatattttaaccatttttaaaaattttatttcttaatgaaaaattatattactcgaagtctctctaactcgaaattattttgtggattatggtgattcgagttagagaagttccactgtattaaatcaatatttatataatataatacatttctACGCAGTAAAGCCGAGCTAATTACGATATTCAAAATTGTAtgtgtttcaaaaaaatttttttttattccatatATATCGTATTttttcctaaaagtatgcttaacTAGTTTTCGGGAAGAATTTAATCTAAAATTTGGTGAAATTTTActaacaaaattcaaatttactcTTTTTCAGGTTGTTGTAATACGAACTGCGGCCCCACAGCCCCCAAAGCAGGCATATGTAATTGACAGCAATCCATTTctattttgttaaaatgtgCATTCCATTGACAACTATGTTTTATTTTCTCATATCGACTTTTGTTCTTCGTAAATCGCATTAACTGTAACTTatcaaatgtaaaattatttaacattttgctTTTACCACATAGAACGATTATAGCAAGTTCTCAGCACCAATAACAACTATGCATAAATttacatactatgtacatatatacacacaaatagcAATAGCGAAACccataaatatttcttaactgTTCCTAACTAGGTATTACCGTAAACACAAACAATAGAAAGTACTCGAAATATTGTAATATGCAACTCAAACAACTAAAAATAACTCGGACaaagcgaaaaaattaaaaaatatcaatttaatataaacaatacGACATACGCTTGTTAAAACGACGGAAGAAATATATAATCACACCATATTAATGTAATAGAAAATAGTTGccataataataaatgtttcataattttatatttaccaaATTATAAGTATATTCTATAAAACAGTTACAACATTAGCATGTTACATTATAGCGTTAAtcgctaatttgtaaaaatcatgttatttttatGGCTAAGCGACGTTTAGTCGCCTCACGCCGTTTTTTGTCGCGCTTTTTACGCTCCTGCGTCGCCTCGCGGAACAGTTCGACACCCTCGCGCTCCTCGATTCTGTGTTGCAGCAGCGCCAATGAATGCACGTTCATGCCAATTGTATCACGCATTTCACTGACGTCCCGCTGTAGTGCACGCACCAAGCCGCTAAGCAAGAGTTTCAGATTTTTCGCCACACTAATTGGTTTCATGTGTACTTTGAAAAGGAAAATTGTTACTTTACAGAGCAATTCAATCTGATCGCTCTGACATTCGATTAGACGTGGCAGTCGCTCGAGCAGCTCACAAACATTCGAAAAGGGCAGCAGCAAAAGCGCTTCCTCCAAATCAGAAGCACGTATACGAGCTAAGGTAGTGAAAAGGAAATCATCGGTATTCGTTACTTGCAGCGCGCGCATTAACGGGTGCAGTTCAGGTTTGTCTTCCTCGTCCTCCACATCATATTGCTTACAAATCTCCAGACATTCCAATATTGACTCTGCAGCTTTCTCCGAGCCGACAGTTTTTCTAGAAGGCAATTTTAAACCAGGTAATTGGGGTACTGCGCTGTCTTCGCCGGTGgccagttgttgattttccagctCTTCGCGCTCCTCCTCCTGCACATCTTGTAGTACTATCGGTTCTTCGGTTCGTTCGAATAGACGCAAAGTACGATCTGAGCCGCAAGTGACGAGGTAACGACCATTTGGGCTGACTGCCAAACTGTAGGCCTCACCAATGTGACCTATGATAACATAATGCCATTTAAGTTATGTGACTGAATTATGTCAAATTGACAGAATAGAGATGAAATATCTTACCTGGCAACGTGAGAATCTTTTCGAATGAATCCGCGTCCCATTGCTTCACTTTACCATCCTTGCCACAACTGAACAACATATGTGTGTTGGGTATGAATTTCAGCGCCATTACTGAGTCGTCATGCGCAAACAACGATCTGTGACAATCACCGAAGTCCAAGccccaaatttttatattacgaTCTGCAGAACCTGTCGCTATCAATGTGGAATCATAGCTGATATCAATACTCAGCACCGGCAATTTGTGCCCATACAGGGACAAATAAAACTTGAATGTGTCGAGGAAGAAAATCTTCACTGTAGAATCCAGCAAACCCACTGCGAGATATTTCATGTTcggtgacacacacacacataaaacagTTTCCTCCAGTTTAAGGGTATTTCTGTGTAACAAAGAGAGTACTTTTGGCCGTGTTGTATCGACCTCACCACTACCATCTGCAGCCACATTGTCAACCAACTCGAAAGTCCAAATTTTAACTGTCGTGTCACTGCTACCTGTTACACAACCTTTCAAATCTGGCAGCACTGCAATGGACCATAATTCACTTTCGTGTGCCGGTATCTCTTCGATAATATCTGCGGCACCCACATCAACTATTACCAATTTACCACTTTTCATGCCTAAAAGAGCATAACGATCTCCTGGCACAAACGTGGTACACAATATGTAATCGGTGGCTATTGTACGTAGACATTGCATAGACTCACGATTCCAAAACTTAAACGATTCGCCTGCACCTGACCCAATTGCTAGTGAATCATTACTGAAGCATACAGAGCGGA
This genomic interval carries:
- the LOC105212291 gene encoding WD repeat-containing protein 3, which codes for MGLTKQYLAYRPVDSFNVINSGRANVNFVIYNRTEGRYALAAAAENVIIWDLRLGERALTLRRDKQEVTALRASPDRIHVAVGYVDGVVELFDLRTPEQSICSLALHKSAVSVLRFDDMGIRLVSGSLDTELVVVDIVEQAGRQRLIGHNAPITDAHFLQRLGEQNIVISCSKDTQIKFWNLETQFCFKTIVDNRTEVWALALIGNIMVAGCGESTMNVYRLRRRDDPNQNIENAVEGLSIDDEDTISPLTVTNCGVIQRAGKGRCVNLVTDPAERVISCHGTNDLIENFYFCTAEEAKERLSKRLKKARKAAESMEHDGKENEDEISKGLSLSDEIKRLESIKVKQKIKSIDIILGAQSELRVLVGLANNSLQLYALNASLKHKVSEESVKQLRALTRVGHQSEVRSVCFSNDSLAIGSGAGESFKFWNRESMQCLRTIATDYILCTTFVPGDRYALLGMKSGKLVIVDVGAADIIEEIPAHESELWSIAVLPDLKGCVTGSSDTTVKIWTFELVDNVAADGSGEVDTTRPKVLSLLHRNTLKLEETVLCVCVSPNMKYLAVGLLDSTVKIFFLDTFKFYLSLYGHKLPVLSIDISYDSTLIATGSADRNIKIWGLDFGDCHRSLFAHDDSVMALKFIPNTHMLFSCGKDGKVKQWDADSFEKILTLPGHIGEAYSLAVSPNGRYLVTCGSDRTLRLFERTEEPIVLQDVQEEEREELENQQLATGEDSAVPQLPGLKLPSRKTVGSEKAAESILECLEICKQYDVEDEEDKPELHPLMRALQVTNTDDFLFTTLARIRASDLEEALLLLPFSNVCELLERLPRLIECQSDQIELLCKVTIFLFKVHMKPISVAKNLKLLLSGLVRALQRDVSEMRDTIGMNVHSLALLQHRIEEREGVELFREATQERKKRDKKRREATKRRLAIKIT
- the LOC105212292 gene encoding stabilizer of axonemal microtubules 1 — encoded protein: MCDPAANQCPTGNGCGGDGIMACDQYCPPKCDPCQAPVDYTPCPPGGDCNCRCDCGDYAGCCYQQPPRTQPIRPMSCIMRSTAPLETDTIYKRSYFANCGDCYRAKPIRPCPNILSNTGRMESCTVQKLSYLPPCGAGRAAPIRPPDNGLRFCGPLYAMTSQKHDFVPKGYSRRTPIRPVNGICKPCDPLERCTINRLSYMPVDVCRNPPPKPIVQTYNIQRPTGPSEKCTIQKLSYLPVCPLPKEPMPWAEKVRCVPPRYENLCTTYNLSYMPNCCTARTAPVVPLHSIKTLGSDRTDGCTVYKLSYMPVDARCCRPEPIRPIPGICMPTGSLEKCTVHKLSYQPNCCVARTPPIRPKENCLKSCGPLYNMTTQKHDFVPKPICRRAPIRPQPLICRATGSMDRCTINKLSYMPVNVCEFRRPEPIRPRPGVCRADGPVENCTVYKLSYLPNCPQPRQPMPWANQSSYCKPTAPIEKCTIQKLSYGPPGTFSRCGGCCNTNCGPTAPKAGICN